The following are from one region of the Camelus ferus isolate YT-003-E chromosome 13, BCGSAC_Cfer_1.0, whole genome shotgun sequence genome:
- the LOC116668199 gene encoding basic proline-rich protein-like, giving the protein MNSAKKLKKLREDLSLVKPLEKVYRTVRPSAQGWWRHGRGLPGRGWQAGGWRPPGLARPGRSAAPSQRSAAPPPCAGPKAGTRPPSAGGPGGGAVEPPPRLRLSRRRRRLGRAPSGPPAARRRSPEPPPPAPFARPPSLAAQRKHGGGQGVSRPAPPLRSQVSAFAAASPVRESPRPEGPGREGGAGTHAAAASAPRARLFVCLGSECGRGRPPPCQRAPSPGGAFCIRDWAGGAQCPARGPDSIRAPWEPREGNPKTRGPPEGRHHGRCERGSLCPGQLGQGRPESIGFGAGENRGRRAAWPNRWSGVRKAGSCQPRSSALTREARRDLRRDNSRVPPETGGESRFQTSDEGRELLGTEVNRQPGGPAQEE; this is encoded by the exons atgaattctgccaagaAGCTGAAGAAGCTTAGAGAGGACCTTTCCCTAGTCAAGCCTCTGGAAAAAG tttaccGAACCGTGAGACCCAGTGCGCAGGGCTGGTGGAGGCACGGGCGGGGGCTCCCCGGCCGAGGGTGGCAGGCGGGTGGCTGGAGACCGCCCGGGCTGGCGCGGCCCGGCCGCTCGGCGGCGCCCTCCCAGCGCAGTGCCGCCCCGCCCCCCTGCGCGGGCCCAAAGGCCGGGACGCGCCCCCCCTCGGCGGGAGGCCCGGGGGGCGGGGCCGTggagcccccgccccgcctccgcctcagccgccgccgccgccgcctagGTCGAGCCCCCAGCGgtccgcccgccgcccgccgccgctcTCCGgagccgcccccgcccgcccccttCGCGCGTCCTCCCTCGCTGGCTGCGCAGCGGAAACATGGCGGCGGGCAGGGAGTGAGCCGCCCCGCGCCGCCGTTGCGCTCGCAGGTAAGCGCCTTCGCGGCCGCCTCCCCTGTCCGGGAAAGCCCGCGTCCTGAGGGGCCTGGGCGAGAAGGCGGCGCCGGGACCCACGCGGCCGCTGCCTCCGCCCCTCGGGCCCGGCTGTTCGTCTGTCTAGGGTCTGAGTGCGGCCGCGGCCGTCCCCCGCCGTGTCAGCGGGCCCCGAGCCCCGGCGGCGCGTTCTGCATCCGTGACTGGGCCGGCGGGGCCCAGTGTCCGGCCCGCGGCCCTGACTCAATAAGGGCGCCTTGGGAGCCGCGTGAGGGAAACCCAAAGACACGGGGACCTCCGGAGGGTCGGCATCATGGGCGGTGCGAGCGGGGGTCGCTGTGTCCAGGCCAGTTGGGGCAAGGTCGGCCGGAGAGT ATCGGGTTCGGGGCCGGCGAGAACCGAGGACGGCGGGCGGCGTGGCCCAACCGGTGGTCTGGGGTGCGAAAGGCGGGGAGCTGTCAGCCGCGGTCCTCGGCGCTGACTCGAGAGGCGCGGCGGGATCTGCGCCGGGACAACTCACGTGTGCCGCCGGAAACGGGCGGGGAGAGCAGGTTTCAAACCTCAGACGAGGGGCGGGAGCTGCTGGGCACCGAGGTGAACCGGCAGCCAGGAGGGCCAgcccaagaggaatga